One Cryomorphaceae bacterium DNA segment encodes these proteins:
- the nadC gene encoding carboxylating nicotinate-nucleotide diphosphorylase: MPLPEINKAIEELIERALREDIGDGDHSSLSCIPKNAKSKAQLIAKDYGVLAGVEVALQIFRKVDSTLQTEVRLQDGTPIEPGQVVLYVEGSAQAILSAERLVLNCMQRMSGIATYTAFLCTLIKGTGAKLLDTRKTSPGLRALEKAAVKIGGGHNHRMGLYDMIMLKDNHIDFAGGVEKAIESANQYLEETGKKLPIEVEVRSLDELDRALAIGQVQRIMLDNFNFEDLRVAVKRINGRFQTEASGGITEETIRQYAECGVDYISVGALTHSVKSLDLSLKAISS; this comes from the coding sequence ATGCCTTTACCCGAAATCAACAAAGCCATCGAGGAGCTCATTGAGCGGGCACTTCGCGAAGATATTGGCGATGGCGACCACAGCTCATTGAGTTGTATTCCCAAAAACGCCAAAAGCAAGGCACAACTCATCGCCAAAGATTACGGCGTATTGGCCGGTGTGGAGGTTGCTCTGCAAATCTTTAGAAAAGTTGATTCCACCCTGCAAACAGAAGTTCGGCTGCAAGACGGTACTCCCATTGAACCAGGACAGGTTGTACTCTATGTGGAGGGGTCGGCTCAAGCCATTCTTTCAGCGGAGCGACTGGTGCTCAACTGTATGCAGCGAATGAGCGGAATTGCCACCTACACCGCTTTTCTCTGTACCCTCATTAAAGGAACCGGCGCCAAACTTCTCGACACCCGTAAAACCAGCCCCGGACTTCGTGCACTTGAAAAAGCAGCTGTAAAAATTGGAGGCGGCCATAACCATCGCATGGGGTTATATGATATGATTATGCTCAAAGACAACCACATTGACTTTGCTGGCGGGGTTGAAAAAGCCATTGAAAGCGCGAATCAATACCTGGAAGAGACAGGCAAGAAGCTACCCATTGAAGTGGAAGTGCGCTCGTTGGATGAACTGGATCGTGCACTTGCCATAGGACAGGTTCAACGAATCATGCTCGATAATTTCAATTTTGAAGATTTACGCGTAGCTGTAAAACGAATCAATGGCCGGTTTCAAACAGAAGCCAGTGGCGGAATTACCGAAGAAACCATACGCCAATACGCTGAATGCGGGGTAGATTACATATCCGTTGGCGCTCTAACCCACAGCGTTAAAAGTCTGGACTTAAGCCTGAAAGCCATTTCCTCATGA